The sequence tggtaatgaaagACAAAGTGCAAATAATACTactattggtggtggtggtggaaaTAATCACAATGGTGTGAATAGTGAAAATGGTAGAATACTTTCAAGAAATAACCATAAccataataatagcaatcaTATTAGTCATAGtcataataatcataacCATAATCATACTCATCATAATCATAGCAATGTTGggattggtggtggtggtagtggtagtgttAGTGGGAACATTCACaatccaaatttattaattgaacagcaacagcaacaacaacaacatctaCAGttacagcaacaacagcaacaacagcaacaacaacaacaacaacaacaacaacaacaacaacaacatccaTATACTCAACAACATATGATGAATGGTGgtattcaatattattatcctAGTCCATATGGTGAGCCATTTTATCAAACTCATCCTCATCACCCATCTTATCAAATTTCATACCAAAATGGGCCCCCAATGAATACTCATCATCCTCATATCCCACATCACCCACACCATCCTCATCAACTTCCACAACATCCATCACATCAGCATATGCATCATCCACAACACCCACATCATCCATCACATcataatggtaatgatataattaatggagttggtggtggtggagttTCAACCAATGTTGGATtaagtggtagtggtggaattgataatgaaattgacttaattcaacaacaacagcaacaacaacaacatcaacaacatcaacaatcacatcagcaacaacaacaacaacaacaacatcaacatccaATACTTCAACATTCAACTTATTTTAATACATCACCACAACCATATATCGGAGGAcatcatcaatattattcTTCAATGTCTCAAGCACCACCATCAATTCCACCACCACATTCATTATCTGgtcaaaataatcaacctCAAATTGGCTTTGATTCTTATtctcaccatcatcatcatcatcattatcaaccaTCATCACTAGCTAAAGAAAATGTTAAAACTAACAacaatagtagtagtggtggtagtagtagtggtaacaacaccaataataacaatagtaatgcTGGTGGTGTCACAAGTAGTAACAGCAATAGTAATACTAAAAACAACCTAAGCAACAGTGGGAATCAAATTTACTTTCGTTAATAACACATGTTTGTGAATCTAAAAACTCTGATAAACGAGGTCGtatctatttaattttaatttttttttttttttttagaaaaaaaaaaaataaaaaaaataaaaaaaaaaaaaaataaaaaaaaaaacttgtgtaatataaaaaaaaaaaaaaaaaaaaataatcacaaaaaaaaataaataaaaaaattaatacaaaaaaaaaataaataaaaaaattaatacaaaaacaaaataatatggACGTATGATTcgttttttactttttttttttttttttttttttttttttgggaaattgaaaaaaattatgatatTTTGGGAATCTAGATTTTTtaccaccaaaaaaaaaaaaacattccATAgagtatttttttaaaatttttaccCACCCGCGATGTTTTAATTCCACCAGAAAATAacttttctattttttttttttttttcaatttttcaattttttttttttttttattttttgcattcaaaaaaaaaaaaaaaaaaaaatatcagaAGTCAcatcatcaaattttttatttcctatttattaaattatttatattatattaatttgtttaaattttaattggacctgtttttttttattttaaatttttaaattttaaatttttttttttttgtatcaataggataaaattcaaaaaaaaaaaaaaaaaaaaacaaaaacacaaagaaagaaagaaaaataaaaataaaaaaaaaataatattaagaaaataacaataaataaaaacgaaaaaaaaaaaaaaataataaataaaagaaataaaattatatgatGTTGATTGTAATagatataataatatgagttatcaacaatcaaaagaccaacaacaaccccaacaacaacaaaaatatttaataccaGTAAAATGTGTACTTATTGGTCCAACTTTTTCAGGTAAAACAAGTTTAGTAGTTAGACTTGTGCGTGAAACTTTTAGTAAAGAATCACAACCAACTGTAGGAGcaatgtttttaaataaaacttttcaaTTCTCAActcattttattaaattagaggtaattaattttattcccttttttttttttttatttttattttttttttttttttaaatcatttccaattaatttattatttgatactaatattatttgattatacattatttttttttttttaaaaaaaaaaaaaaaaaaaaaaatccgtTGGTCAGGTGTGGGATACTGCAGGACAAGagaaatttaattcattggCTCCaatgtattttaaaaaaagtaaagtaGCAATTATTGTATTCGATTTATCAGATAGACAATCATTTGTTAAGGCTAAAATGTGGAATAATGAAGTAatgtatcttttttttttttttttattattgtttcaaaaattaataattaataataatgtactaattaaataataatagtttaaaacACATGCAACAGAACCAgcaataatgatattaataggAAATAAATgcgatttaaataaaacagtTTTACAATCtgatattgatgattttattagagaagaaaaagaaaattcaattgatttcacTTATTTTGAAGCTTCTGCTAAAGAAAAtacaaatgtaaataatatatttgaaacaattggtatgtgttattattttatcatttcgattatttgaaaaaaaaaaaaaaaaaaaaaaaaaaaaaaaaaaaaaatactaataacAACATAAAATAATTAGCGGGTAAGATACCATGGAAAGAGGAAATTAGAGAAAGAACAGAAGCACTTCAAGTTTCACcagtaataaataaaaaaaagaaatgttgtaaataatttttaaaaaaaaaaaaaaaaaaaaaaaaaaaaaaaaataattaaaaaaaaaattaaaaaataaataaaaataatccgAATTGGTTTGAATATTCACTGTTATCCAcatttatgatttttttattatttcttatttttattattaaaatttttattttcagactaattttttaaatcttaatAGTTTGATTTctaatcacttttttttttttttcttttttggtttgtaattaaaaaatcttatattgataaaaaaacaaaataaaatgaaataaaataaaataaaataaaataaaattgacaCCTTCtttgaaatcattttttattttttgtgatTTCATATGATAATATTctatgaaatttttttttttgtgtcttcctaaaattttttttttttttttttaaaaaagtttttttttttattacaattcaattgaacaattgttatattcttttttatgaatatatgtaaataaatatataaatttttaccaaactttttttttttttcccttttttttttcaataaatatgTCAAAAGTCCAAACACAAATTTCTGATTATGAGTAAATATttatagaattaaaaaaaaaaaaaaaattaaaattaaattaaattaatattaatttaatataatctattattattattattattattattattattattattattattattattattattattattattattattattattattattattattattattattattattattattatattattattattattgttgttaaagttttttatttaaaatattagtaATTGGTGATAGAGGAGTTGGTAAAAGTAGTTTAATAGTTAGATTTGCAGATGATAATTTTACAGATTCATTTATTTCAACAATTGgtgttgattttaaaattaaaacaatctaTTTAGAAGGTAAAGCAATTAAAACTCAAATTTGGGATACGATGGGGCAAGATAGATTTAGAAtgggaaataataattcaatcttTTATCGTGGTGCACATGGTATAATAGTTGTATATGATGTTACAGATCAAGgtacttttaaaaatgttgcTCAATGGTTGGGTGAAGTTGATAGATATGCACGCGAAGATGTGAGTAAATTAATTGTAgctaataaaattgatttggttGAAAAAAGAGTGGTTGATTCTGATGTTGCAAAATCATTTTGTGATGTTTATGAAATACCAACTATTGAAACAAGTGCAAAATATGCAACCAATGTTGATGATTGTTTCATTTTAATGgctaaaactattaaaaatagaCTTGAACAAATTGAAGCAGAACCACAAATTCCTCAAAAACCAACTCCAACTATTAGAaatgcaaataataataatagttttaaaaaaaaggaaacctgtacaattaattaataaatatattttttttttattattattttttttttttttttttttttttttttttttaaattaattttataaaaagaaattaaaattacaaccaaacatttatttactttattattttataactttttttttttttaaaataaaacaacaattggtattgattattttttgtagttATAAAaccttataaaaaaaaaaaaaaaaaaaatttgatggttatattttttgaacTTTTGAAGACAAGTGTTTGCAAgttagaaattaaaaaaaaaaaaaaaatttaaatactgtttttattttttaatattaataaaaaattataaattaaaattttttttttttttttttttttttttttttttttcttaaatccATCAAAATATACAAGATCTGTCAGCATATCCAAAATCAAgtaagtaaaaataataataattttataattataaataaaaaataaaaaataataaataataaaatataataaatagaaTAGATTTGgatgtcatttttttttgatactatatattgattgttgataaataatactaaatatttaaatggtaGATATAACAATGTCATTTTcacaatattaaaatataattgttttaaatattcttcTTCAAATTActcattaaatttacaagTTACGAATAaagagaagaagaagaagaagaggaggatgaataaaaataaaaaataataataagaagaAGAAGCAGAATAAGAGGATATGACACTTGGGAAATTTCGAATATATTATCCAATAGTTgcaattattatattattagatAATTTATTCTATATTACTCAATTGTTCTATCTTCCTATACTCATCCTtcttcttattattatttttatttttcatcatcttctttttttctttttcattttcttgtCCACTTGGAAATTTGAAGAGAAAAGAAGAATATTTATAAACAGTTCCGATTTTTCTCACTTAAATTGTCTAATATTGTTACTGGTTTTAGTGAATCTATTAAAGAATGTGTTATTGGAAGTTATCAAAACACCAGAATCATTTAGTATTATGAAAAACAAATCATTTAATCTTCACAATGAATGTTATTGTTACAATAGTAATTCAAAGTCAATGTTTGCTTgtgaaaaaagtaaaaataatatccaata comes from Dictyostelium discoideum AX4 chromosome 2 chromosome, whole genome shotgun sequence and encodes:
- a CDS encoding Rab GTPase yields the protein MSYQQSKDQQQPQQQQKYLIPVKCVLIGPTFSGKTSLVVRLVRETFSKESQPTVGAMFLNKTFQFSTHFIKLEVWDTAGQEKFNSLAPMYFKKSKVAIIVFDLSDRQSFVKAKMWNNEFKTHATEPAIMILIGNKCDLNKTVLQSDIDDFIREEKENSIDFTYFEASAKENTNVNNIFETIAGKIPWKEEIRERTEALQVSPVINKKKKCCK
- the rab1E gene encoding Rab GTPase, with amino-acid sequence MSKVQTQISDYDFLFKILVIGDRGVGKSSLIVRFADDNFTDSFISTIGVDFKIKTIYLEGKAIKTQIWDTMGQDRFRMGNNNSIFYRGAHGIIVVYDVTDQGTFKNVAQWLGEVDRYAREDVSKLIVANKIDLVEKRVVDSDVAKSFCDVYEIPTIETSAKYATNVDDCFILMAKTIKNRLEQIEAEPQIPQKPTPTIRNANNNNSFKKKETCTIN